Proteins encoded in a region of the Bacillus horti genome:
- the zapA gene encoding cell division protein ZapA translates to MREEHKNTVNVTILGQQYKIKGYESPFHIQQIAHQVDQKMKGIAELNPTLDTAKTAVLSAVNIADEYAKLLEENNQLLEESKHVQLDNQKLQTEHEKLLEENNQLQTEKNSLQKRSDGLQAELKQSQEQLDKERQGFRQLLDEYELLKAQYTELEQKHQSLQDSSTQLPQELQRQREVNEQLEEACKELQQGKQQLQQEYVELEQEYVESQRMYEEIKKEHSELRIEYEDFLKLLDDQTKE, encoded by the coding sequence ATGAGGGAAGAGCACAAAAATACGGTTAATGTTACGATTCTTGGCCAACAATATAAAATAAAAGGTTATGAAAGTCCGTTTCATATTCAGCAGATTGCCCATCAGGTTGATCAAAAAATGAAGGGCATAGCTGAGCTGAATCCAACTCTAGATACAGCTAAAACAGCTGTTCTATCAGCGGTCAATATTGCTGATGAATATGCTAAGCTGCTAGAGGAGAACAACCAGTTGCTAGAGGAAAGCAAGCATGTTCAGCTGGATAACCAGAAGCTTCAGACGGAGCATGAGAAGCTTCTGGAAGAAAACAATCAGCTCCAGACGGAAAAAAATTCGCTGCAAAAGAGAAGTGATGGCTTGCAGGCTGAACTCAAGCAATCCCAAGAGCAGCTTGATAAAGAGCGACAAGGATTTCGTCAATTGCTTGATGAATATGAGCTATTGAAGGCTCAATACACGGAGTTAGAGCAAAAGCACCAAAGTCTTCAGGATTCTTCCACTCAGCTTCCGCAAGAGCTACAAAGGCAGAGGGAAGTGAATGAGCAATTGGAGGAAGCATGTAAGGAGCTCCAGCAAGGGAAACAGCAGCTTCAACAGGAGTATGTAGAGCTAGAGCAAGAGTATGTTGAATCCCAGCGTATGTATGAAGAGATTAAGAAGGAGCATAGCGAGCTGAGAATAGAGTATGAGGATTTTCTAAAGCTTTTAGATGACCAAACAAAGGAGTAG
- the pheS gene encoding phenylalanine--tRNA ligase subunit alpha, whose product MKDKLLALKEEAIQKATKAQDMRAVQDVKVEYLGKKGPITEVLRGMGQLSAEERPLMGQLVNEVRNEIEEALTSKVNELEAKLLEDKLATETIDVTLPGRPVKAGSTHPLTQVVEQIEDIFLGMGFKIAEGPEVETDYFNFELLNLPKNHPARDMQDSFYITEDILLRTQTSPVQARAMQEMKGEVPVKIICPGKVFRRDDDDATHSHQFMQIEGLYIDRDISMSDLKGTLLTFAKEMFSDDQNIRLRPSFFPFTEPSVEVDISCILCSGKGCRVCKHTGWIEILGAGMVHPNVLEMSGYDSKTYTGFAFGMGVERIAMLKYGIDDIRHFYTNDARFLKQFQRM is encoded by the coding sequence ATGAAGGATAAGCTATTGGCTTTGAAAGAGGAAGCTATTCAAAAGGCAACGAAGGCTCAGGATATGAGAGCTGTACAAGATGTGAAGGTCGAGTACTTAGGGAAAAAAGGACCCATCACTGAGGTATTAAGAGGTATGGGCCAATTGTCAGCAGAGGAACGACCATTGATGGGGCAGCTAGTTAATGAGGTGCGTAATGAGATCGAGGAAGCATTAACCTCCAAAGTGAATGAGCTTGAAGCTAAGCTATTAGAGGACAAGTTAGCAACTGAAACGATTGATGTGACTCTTCCAGGTCGTCCTGTAAAGGCAGGAAGTACACATCCGCTAACACAAGTGGTCGAACAGATTGAAGATATCTTTTTGGGTATGGGCTTTAAAATTGCTGAAGGTCCAGAGGTAGAGACAGATTACTTTAACTTTGAGCTTTTGAACCTACCGAAGAACCACCCGGCAAGGGATATGCAGGATTCCTTTTACATCACGGAGGATATTTTGTTGAGAACTCAAACATCTCCCGTTCAAGCAAGAGCCATGCAGGAGATGAAAGGTGAAGTGCCTGTTAAGATTATTTGTCCGGGGAAGGTATTCCGCCGTGATGATGACGATGCGACACACTCCCATCAATTTATGCAAATTGAAGGACTTTATATCGATAGAGACATCAGTATGAGCGATCTAAAGGGTACGCTTTTGACCTTTGCTAAAGAAATGTTCAGTGATGACCAAAACATTCGCTTACGCCCAAGCTTCTTCCCATTTACCGAGCCAAGCGTTGAAGTGGATATCTCCTGTATCCTTTGTAGTGGAAAAGGATGTAGAGTATGTAAGCATACGGGCTGGATTGAGATTTTAGGTGCTGGAATGGTTCATCCAAACGTGCTTGAAATGTCTGGATATGATTCTAAAACATACACTGGATTTGCTTTTGGGATGGGTGTGGAACGAATTGCTATGCTGAAATATGGAATTGATGATATCCGTCATTTCTATACGAACGATGCTCGTTTCCTTAAGCAGTTTCAAAGAATGTAG
- a CDS encoding CvpA family protein, which translates to MSTFDIVILCLLVAGFIMGYKRGLIKQAIHMVGFIVAIIVAFLFNGTVAEMLQGVIPYPFSEPEGAASLLLILDLERMFYKALAFALLFFGTKLVLSLIGHLLTAVASLPGLNLINRWLGGTLGVLQIFVLMFIVVHVLFFIPWETGHQWLASSSIAQWMTDQTSIVPDQIMDIWNEAE; encoded by the coding sequence ATGAGTACATTTGATATTGTCATCTTATGCTTATTGGTAGCAGGCTTTATTATGGGCTATAAAAGAGGATTAATTAAACAGGCTATTCACATGGTCGGGTTTATAGTAGCTATTATTGTGGCTTTCCTCTTTAATGGAACGGTGGCGGAGATGCTACAAGGAGTGATTCCTTACCCGTTTTCTGAGCCTGAGGGAGCAGCAAGCCTATTGCTAATTCTAGACTTAGAGCGGATGTTTTATAAAGCTCTTGCTTTTGCCCTCCTTTTTTTTGGTACGAAGCTAGTGTTAAGTCTTATAGGTCACTTATTAACGGCAGTTGCCTCTTTACCTGGACTTAATTTGATCAACCGCTGGTTAGGTGGAACACTCGGAGTGCTGCAAATATTTGTGTTGATGTTTATTGTGGTCCATGTTTTGTTTTTTATCCCATGGGAAACTGGTCATCAATGGCTGGCTAGTTCATCCATTGCGCAGTGGATGACAGACCAAACCTCCATTGTTCCTGATCAAATTATGGATATTTGGAATGAGGCAGAATAA
- the pheT gene encoding phenylalanine--tRNA ligase subunit beta: MLVSYKWLSKYVDVSGVTPEELAEKITRAGIEVDMIHYRNKGIQHVVVGYVKERVKHPDADKLSVCQVDVGEEEPVQIVCGAANVDQGQKVAVAKVGAVLPGDFKIKKAKLRGQKSEGMICSAQELGIEERLIAPEFKSGIMVLPEDLEVGSSVLEQLDLDDVVLELDVLANRSDCLSMLGVAYEVAAILGQEVTLPSEDVVELEGRAISEEVKVSIQVPELCPHYVARKVTGVSIGPSPLWLQNRLISSGIRPINNVVDVTNYVMLEYGQPLHAFDAQHVKDGHIVIREAVANEKVVTLDDQERGLTEGMLLITDPEKVIAVAGVMGAANSEVTEQTKDVILESAYFSGLSVRVTSKALGLRSEASARFEKGVDPERVYQAIHRAAALLQEVAGAQILLGIAEERTEQLENFNRVQIPVHVAKLNKVLGTVLNTGEVTNILDRLGFEYENKGHEIKVEIPTRRPDLRIQEDMMEEVARLYGYDRIPITLPAGRTTPGSRSVRQQLRHNIKRFLQGTGLNQVTTYSLTSATQASWGKEMLEREELQPIALSMPMSEERSHLRTSLIPSLIDVALYNKNRTEANTHIFEIGHVFLSEEKELTQLPTEEEKMAGLLTGIWQLHPWQQVKTPLDFFVAKGIIEGLFEKLDLPHIQFEAAKIAGLHPGRSAKLMHDGTYIGYVGQLHPKKQLDLDLEETYVFEISLELLLQKQPEQIAYQALPKYPSMQRDIAVVVDQDIPAGKMMQTIEEAGVPLLKAVRLFDVYEGEKVLEGKKSIAFSLQYFDPAKTLTDEEVKQVHDKVVAQLEVAWGAALRK; the protein is encoded by the coding sequence ATGTTAGTGTCATATAAATGGTTAAGTAAATACGTAGATGTAAGTGGCGTAACGCCAGAGGAATTAGCAGAGAAAATCACAAGAGCTGGTATTGAAGTCGATATGATTCATTATCGTAATAAAGGAATCCAGCATGTTGTTGTTGGCTATGTGAAGGAAAGGGTAAAGCATCCAGATGCAGATAAGCTGAGTGTATGTCAGGTGGATGTTGGAGAGGAAGAGCCGGTTCAAATCGTTTGTGGAGCTGCTAATGTGGATCAAGGGCAAAAGGTAGCTGTAGCTAAGGTTGGAGCCGTTTTGCCAGGAGATTTCAAAATCAAAAAGGCAAAGCTACGTGGTCAAAAGTCGGAGGGCATGATCTGCTCGGCTCAGGAGCTAGGGATTGAGGAGCGTTTAATTGCTCCTGAATTTAAAAGTGGGATTATGGTACTACCAGAAGATTTAGAGGTAGGGAGCTCTGTTTTAGAGCAGCTAGACCTTGATGATGTAGTGCTTGAGCTAGACGTTTTAGCTAATCGTTCGGATTGTCTTAGTATGCTTGGAGTAGCGTATGAGGTGGCTGCTATTCTTGGTCAGGAGGTTACTCTACCTTCAGAGGATGTTGTTGAATTAGAAGGCCGGGCTATTTCAGAGGAAGTAAAAGTATCCATCCAAGTGCCCGAGCTTTGTCCTCATTATGTGGCTAGGAAGGTGACAGGTGTTAGCATCGGTCCTTCCCCTTTATGGCTACAAAATCGTTTAATAAGCTCGGGGATTCGTCCTATTAATAACGTGGTCGATGTAACGAACTATGTCATGCTAGAGTATGGTCAGCCTCTTCATGCCTTTGATGCACAGCATGTTAAGGATGGGCACATTGTGATTCGAGAAGCAGTAGCTAATGAAAAAGTAGTGACATTAGATGATCAAGAGAGAGGGCTTACAGAGGGCATGCTTCTTATCACTGATCCAGAGAAAGTCATTGCCGTAGCTGGTGTAATGGGCGCAGCAAACTCTGAAGTAACTGAGCAAACAAAGGATGTCATTCTAGAGTCTGCGTATTTCTCAGGTCTTTCTGTTAGGGTAACGTCTAAGGCGTTAGGGCTACGTTCAGAGGCAAGTGCTCGTTTTGAAAAAGGAGTAGACCCTGAAAGAGTGTATCAGGCAATTCACCGAGCAGCAGCTCTTTTGCAGGAGGTAGCTGGTGCTCAAATATTGCTTGGAATCGCTGAGGAGCGTACAGAGCAGCTAGAGAATTTTAATCGTGTACAGATTCCTGTTCATGTGGCAAAATTAAACAAAGTGTTAGGTACGGTGCTAAACACTGGAGAAGTCACGAATATTTTAGATCGACTGGGCTTTGAGTATGAAAACAAAGGGCATGAGATTAAAGTTGAAATACCAACTAGACGACCAGATTTACGTATCCAAGAGGATATGATGGAGGAAGTAGCAAGACTTTACGGCTACGATCGAATACCAATTACTCTTCCAGCAGGTCGAACAACGCCTGGCTCAAGATCAGTGAGACAGCAACTAAGACACAACATTAAAAGATTTTTACAAGGAACAGGCTTGAACCAAGTGACCACATATTCTTTAACTAGTGCTACACAAGCCTCCTGGGGTAAGGAGATGCTTGAACGTGAGGAGCTTCAGCCGATTGCTTTAAGTATGCCGATGAGTGAGGAAAGAAGTCATTTACGCACGTCCTTAATTCCAAGCTTAATTGATGTTGCCCTATATAATAAAAATCGTACAGAAGCGAATACGCATATTTTTGAAATCGGTCATGTCTTTTTATCAGAAGAAAAGGAGCTAACTCAGCTACCTACAGAAGAAGAGAAAATGGCTGGTTTATTGACTGGGATATGGCAGCTTCATCCGTGGCAGCAGGTTAAAACACCTTTAGACTTTTTTGTCGCCAAGGGGATCATTGAGGGATTATTTGAAAAGCTAGATTTACCGCACATTCAATTTGAAGCAGCAAAAATCGCGGGACTTCACCCTGGAAGAAGTGCAAAGTTAATGCATGACGGAACTTATATTGGCTATGTAGGTCAGCTTCATCCTAAAAAGCAGCTAGATTTAGACCTTGAGGAAACGTATGTGTTTGAAATAAGCTTAGAGCTTTTATTACAGAAGCAGCCAGAACAAATTGCCTATCAAGCACTACCTAAATATCCAAGTATGCAAAGAGATATAGCTGTTGTAGTTGATCAAGATATCCCTGCAGGGAAAATGATGCAGACGATAGAAGAGGCTGGAGTACCGTTGCTTAAAGCCGTTCGTTTGTTTGATGTGTATGAGGGAGAGAAAGTACTAGAAGGTAAGAAGAGCATCGCCTTTTCACTACAGTACTTTGATCCAGCTAAAACGTTAACGGATGAAGAGGTTAAGCAGGTACATGATAAGGTTGTAGCACAGCTAGAAGTAGCCTGGGGGGCAGCCCTACGTAAGTAA